The Bicyclus anynana chromosome 3, ilBicAnyn1.1, whole genome shotgun sequence genome has a window encoding:
- the LOC112058265 gene encoding venom acid phosphatase Acph-1 isoform X1, with amino-acid sequence MVYLTDIIICSKKEGGREEEPTSAPDAAAGMRTEHTCCCLGVLVGVSLIAALVAVILMKDSTVELTVLRQVHVLMSHGERTPSERELEMLGAPPPDHVFVPYGAGALTNEGKLLTFEMGALLRKRYNDFLGLLYEAEKSIVIASDTDLSKMTALLISAGLWPPPLEQMWNDSMSWQPVPYTYPPRHEDYLLYEENCPRYSQEKQRLFKAFSEEGLLIPYRDLFHKIAHMTGTNFSTPQDAYNLNNLFVIQDDIKVANPKWAKHVKRKLMDVARLEYTMMFHNNLLRKLSGGALLQQIIKEAVLNTRDSSSPKVIVRIGTPVSVAALLAACVAPPPRLPDPGAALLFELHEKLPSGQGKNQKALSHGQRFGFKIYYWDDDSAEPRLMEVPGCNALCPLDTFTEITKYIVSYDYKTDCTLVPVA; translated from the exons ATGGTGTATTTAAcggatataataatatgttcaaA GAAAGAGGGCGGTCGCGAGGAGGAGCCGACCAGCGCGCCGGACGCGGCGGCCGGCATGCGCACCGAGCACACGTGTTGCTGTCTCGGCGTGTTGGTGGGCGTCTCACTCATCGCCG cCCTCGTAGCCGTGATACTGATGAAGGACAGCACCGTCGAGCTGACGGTACTGCGACAAGTGCACGTG CTAATGTCACACGGGGAGCGAACACCCAGCGAACGGGAGCTGGAGATGTTGGGAGCGCCGCCGCCGGACCACGTGTTTGTTCCGTACGGCGCAGGAGCTTTGACTAAT GAAGGAAAGCTGCTGACATTCGAAATGGGCGCATTACTTAGAAAAAGATATAACGATTTCTTGGGACTTCTTTACGAAGCTG AGAAAAGCATAGTGATAGCATCGGACACAGATCTCAGCAAAATGACGGCTTTGCTGATATCCGCGGGCCTGTGGCCGCCGCCGCTGGAGCAGATGTGGAATGACTCAATGAGCTGGCAACCCGTGCCTTACACATATCCGCCACGGCATGAAGACTAT CTGCTGTATGAAGAAAACTGCCCGCGATATAGTCAAGAAAAGCAGAGGCTGTTTAAGGCATTCTCAGAAGAAGGGCTACTTATTCCGTATCGAGATCTCTTTCATAAAATTGCGCATATGACTGGCACTAACTTTAGTACGCCACAAGAcgcttataatttaaataatctatTCGTTATACAG GACGATATAAAGGTTGCCAATCCGAAATGGGCCAAACATGTTAAAAGAAAGCTAATGGACGTGGCTAGGCTGGAGTACACAATGATGTTCCATAACAATCTTCTAAGAAAACTAAGCGGTG GAGCACTTCTACAGCAAATAATCAAAGAAGCAGTACTAAACACGAGGGACTCTTCGAGCCCCAAGGTGATAGTTCGCATCGGCACGCCGGTCTCGGTAGCGGCGCTACTGGCGGCCTGCGTGGCGCCCCCGCCTCGCCTGCCTGACCCCGGGGCCGCTCTGCTGTTCGAACTACACGAGAAACTACCTTCCGGCCAAGGGAAGAATCAGAAAGCTTTGAGTCATGGACAGAGATTTGGTTTTAAA ATTTACTACTGGGATGACGACTCAGCAGAACCTCGACTGATGGAGGTACCAGGATGCAATGCACTGTGTCCGCTGGACACTTTTACCGAAATCACGAAATACATAGTGTCGTACGACTACAAGACGGACTGTACATTAGTTCCTGTTGCTTAG
- the LOC112058265 gene encoding venom acid phosphatase Acph-1 isoform X2, translated as MKEGGREEEPTSAPDAAAGMRTEHTCCCLGVLVGVSLIAALVAVILMKDSTVELTVLRQVHVLMSHGERTPSERELEMLGAPPPDHVFVPYGAGALTNEGKLLTFEMGALLRKRYNDFLGLLYEAEKSIVIASDTDLSKMTALLISAGLWPPPLEQMWNDSMSWQPVPYTYPPRHEDYLLYEENCPRYSQEKQRLFKAFSEEGLLIPYRDLFHKIAHMTGTNFSTPQDAYNLNNLFVIQDDIKVANPKWAKHVKRKLMDVARLEYTMMFHNNLLRKLSGGALLQQIIKEAVLNTRDSSSPKVIVRIGTPVSVAALLAACVAPPPRLPDPGAALLFELHEKLPSGQGKNQKALSHGQRFGFKIYYWDDDSAEPRLMEVPGCNALCPLDTFTEITKYIVSYDYKTDCTLVPVA; from the exons AT GAAAGAGGGCGGTCGCGAGGAGGAGCCGACCAGCGCGCCGGACGCGGCGGCCGGCATGCGCACCGAGCACACGTGTTGCTGTCTCGGCGTGTTGGTGGGCGTCTCACTCATCGCCG cCCTCGTAGCCGTGATACTGATGAAGGACAGCACCGTCGAGCTGACGGTACTGCGACAAGTGCACGTG CTAATGTCACACGGGGAGCGAACACCCAGCGAACGGGAGCTGGAGATGTTGGGAGCGCCGCCGCCGGACCACGTGTTTGTTCCGTACGGCGCAGGAGCTTTGACTAAT GAAGGAAAGCTGCTGACATTCGAAATGGGCGCATTACTTAGAAAAAGATATAACGATTTCTTGGGACTTCTTTACGAAGCTG AGAAAAGCATAGTGATAGCATCGGACACAGATCTCAGCAAAATGACGGCTTTGCTGATATCCGCGGGCCTGTGGCCGCCGCCGCTGGAGCAGATGTGGAATGACTCAATGAGCTGGCAACCCGTGCCTTACACATATCCGCCACGGCATGAAGACTAT CTGCTGTATGAAGAAAACTGCCCGCGATATAGTCAAGAAAAGCAGAGGCTGTTTAAGGCATTCTCAGAAGAAGGGCTACTTATTCCGTATCGAGATCTCTTTCATAAAATTGCGCATATGACTGGCACTAACTTTAGTACGCCACAAGAcgcttataatttaaataatctatTCGTTATACAG GACGATATAAAGGTTGCCAATCCGAAATGGGCCAAACATGTTAAAAGAAAGCTAATGGACGTGGCTAGGCTGGAGTACACAATGATGTTCCATAACAATCTTCTAAGAAAACTAAGCGGTG GAGCACTTCTACAGCAAATAATCAAAGAAGCAGTACTAAACACGAGGGACTCTTCGAGCCCCAAGGTGATAGTTCGCATCGGCACGCCGGTCTCGGTAGCGGCGCTACTGGCGGCCTGCGTGGCGCCCCCGCCTCGCCTGCCTGACCCCGGGGCCGCTCTGCTGTTCGAACTACACGAGAAACTACCTTCCGGCCAAGGGAAGAATCAGAAAGCTTTGAGTCATGGACAGAGATTTGGTTTTAAA ATTTACTACTGGGATGACGACTCAGCAGAACCTCGACTGATGGAGGTACCAGGATGCAATGCACTGTGTCCGCTGGACACTTTTACCGAAATCACGAAATACATAGTGTCGTACGACTACAAGACGGACTGTACATTAGTTCCTGTTGCTTAG
- the LOC112058266 gene encoding prostatic acid phosphatase-like: protein MVSSYVIVLMVMTLYGGGRAQELADAVLSTVPNNKMDLVDNGLTDTELIMAFVVFRHGDRTPDQEELDKFPGDHNYDNIFFPYGKKALTNKGKQRGFRVGEFLRKRYNNILLSKLYLPDEISVRTTDYARTKMTALTALAAMFPPPIAQRWNPFLNWQPVPYNTEPQEDDDLLYYYNCPRYLRLREKVYALPEILELRKPYESLFKYLTLKTGTNITTLEDVFYLDNLFQTLGNVGVKTPAWAQEVMPEIKQITKLEYACQFYDSELIRLSTGILLADILNATSAAMTEDREQPNLQLISAHENNVAALMAAVGVFEPHQPKYGSTILLEFRKRLSTGQYGFTAVYAADAGGPGVALPISGCGGESFCDYDTFVNLTKENVLSRSEYKEQCAILDR from the exons ATGGTATCCTCGTACGTCATAGTTCTGATGGTGATGACTCTGTATGGTGGTGGACGAGCACAGGAGTTGGCGGATGCTGTGCTCTCAACCGTCCCCAACAACAAGATGGATTTGGTAGACAATGGGCTGACTGACACTGAATTGATCATGGCTTTTGTG GTGTTTCGTCATGGTGATAGAACTCCTGATCAGGAAGAATTAGACAAGTTTCCGGGAGACCACAACTATGACAACATCTTCTTTCCTTACGGCAAGAAAGCCTTAACAAAC AAAGGCAAGCAGAGAGGATTCCGCGTTGGCGAATTTTTGAGGAAACGCTACAATAACATACTCTTGTCAAAATTGTATTTGCCCGATGAAATTTCTGTTCGCACCACGGATTACGCGCGTACCAAGATGACAGCTCTGACGGCGCTGGCAGCCATGTTTCCGCCACCCATCGCACAAAGGTGGAACCCATTTTTGAACTGGCAACCAGTGCCTTACAACACAGAACCTCAAGAAGACGACGAC TTGCTTTACTACTACAACTGTCCAAGATATCTAAGACTAAGGGAGAAAGTGTACGCCTTGCCAGAGATATTGGAATTGAGGAAACCGTACGAAAGccttttcaaatatttaactttGAAAACAGGAACTAACATCACGACACTAGAAGACGTTTTTTATTTAGACAACTTGTTCCAGACTTTA GGAAACGTAGGTGTGAAAACGCCGGCTTGGGCCCAGGAAGTGATGCCGGAAATCAAACAAATTACGAAATTAGAATACGCTTGTCAGTTTTATGACAGTGAATTAATACGCTTATCAACAG GTATACTCCTGGCGGACATTTTGAACGCGACGAGCGCGGCTATGACTGAAGACAGGGAGCAACCAAACCTGCAGCTAATCTCAGCACACGAGAACAACGTCGCTGCCCTCATGGCAGCTGTGGGAGTATTCGAGCCGCACCAACCAAAATATGGCTCAACAATATTACTGGAATTTAGAAAGCGGTTGTCAACGggacagtatggttttact gCGGTATATGCAGCGGATGCCGGCGGCCCAGGAGTCGCTCTTCCCATCTCCGGTTGCGGAGGAGAGTCGTTTTGTGATTACGACACTTTCGTTAATTTGACCAAAGAGAATGTCCTATCCAGGAGTGAATATAAAGAACAGTGTGCAATCCTTGACAGATAA